A portion of the Carya illinoinensis cultivar Pawnee chromosome 11, C.illinoinensisPawnee_v1, whole genome shotgun sequence genome contains these proteins:
- the LOC122282529 gene encoding protein FAR-RED IMPAIRED RESPONSE 1-like produces the protein MPGYYGAMPTWSPTFLSYPDGNQYPFQYEMRPPIPVINTCSATSTIVDKDKEDGLNCRETESPCTSSRIVETSKEDRPDSEKTDDKSAGTPQIMQTDGDDLIEEPKSGMQFNSFEELIEYYKEYAKKCGFGVMTQRSERGEDDSVRYVTLGCAHGGKAWNRTLNIAKPRPTGKTDCKAKINALKVEGKLQLTTVQNIHNHGLSLQKSRFFRCNREVSDSVKGVLDTNDLAGIRMNNSFGSLVVGTGGFENLLFLEKYFHNYINKARHLRLGKGGAGALREYFCRMQYKNDEFFVLMDLDDDGRLKNVLWADPRSRAAYQYFGDVITFDTTYLTNRYEMPFAPFVGVNHHEQSILLGQG, from the coding sequence ATGCCTGGTTATTATGGAGCAATGCCTACATGGTCACCTACTTTTTTGTCATATCCAGATGGCAACCAATATCCATTTCAATATGAGATGAGACCTCCAATACCTGTCATCAATACCTGTTCCGCTACAAGCACAATAGTTGATAAAGATAAAGAGGATGGATTAAATTGTAGGGAAACTGAATCGCCATGTACCTCCTCTAGAATTGTTGAAACGAGTAAAGAGGATAGACCAGATTCTGAGAAAACCGATGACAAAAGTGCTGGGACACCTCAGATAATGCAAACAGATGGTGATGATTTAATTGAAGAGCCAAAGTCGGGTATGCAGTttaattcttttgaagaattAATTGAGTATTATAAAGAATATGCTAAGAAATGTGGATTTGGAgtgatgacacaaaggagtgagaggGGAGAGGATGACAGTGTCAGATATGTAACCCTTGGTTGTGCACATGGTGGGAAAGCTTGGAATAGGACGTTAAATATTGCCAAACCCCGTCCGACAGGAAAGACGGATTGTAAGGCAAAGATAAATGCCTTAAAAGTAGAGGGAAAGTTGCAGTTAACAACTGTTCAGAATATTCATAATCACGGCCTCAGTCTGCAGAAATCCCGATTCTTTCGATGTAACCGAGAGGTGAGTGACTCCGTAAAAGGAGTCCTAGATACAAACGACTTGGCTGGCATTCGAATGAACAATAGCTTTGGATCTCTTGTTGTTGGCACCGGTGGATTCGAGAACCTCCTAtttttagagaaatattttcacaattatattaataaagcaCGGCATCTACGACTTGGGAAAGGTGGTGCCGGAGCGCTTCGAGAGTACTTTTGTAGAATGCAGTACAAGAACGacgaattttttgttttgatggatttagatgatGACGGGAGGTTGAAAAATGTATTATGGGCAGACCCACGTAGTAGGGCAGCCTATcagtattttggtgatgtgataacattcgacaccacatacctgACAAATAGATATGAGATGCCCTTTGCACCCTTTGTTGGTGTAAATCACCATGAGCAATCAATTCTTCTGGGGCAGGGTTGA